Proteins from a genomic interval of Arvicola amphibius chromosome 14, mArvAmp1.2, whole genome shotgun sequence:
- the LOC119801289 gene encoding NADPH-dependent 3-keto-steroid reductase HSD3B3-like, which translates to MPGWSCLVTGAGGFLGQRVVRMLTQEEDLQEIRALYRSFTPKHREELSKLKTKAKVTVLKGDILDAQCLRRACQGMSVVIHTAAAVDISGVIPRQTIIDINLKGTQLLLDACVEESVPVFIYSSSVSVAGPNSYKEIVRNACEEENLESKWSDPYPYSKKMAEKAVLAANGRTLKAGGTLQTCALRLPFIYGEGSQLLLGTVNRALKNNGVIGNFSKFSVANSVYVTNGAWAHILAARSLRDPKTSSNIQGQFYYISDDTPHQSFCDLVSNMSKEWGLCLDSGWSLPLSLLYWLGFLLEVVSFLLRPIYNYQPRLSRFMVTVLNSVFTFSYKKAQRDLGYEPPVSWEEAREKTSEWVGSLVEQHKGTLNTKTQ; encoded by the exons ATGCCTGGGTGGAGCTGCCTGGTGACAGGAGCAGGAGGGTTTCTGGGCCAGAGGGTCGTCCGCATGTTGACTCAGGAGGAAGATCTGCAGGAGATCAGGGCCTTGTACAGGTCCTTCACTCCAAAACACAGGGAGGAGCTATCCA AGTTGAAGACAAAAGCCAAGGTTACCGTGCTGAAAGGAGACATTCTGGATGCCCAGTGCCTGCGGAGAGCCTGCCAGGGCATGTCTGTTGTCATCCATACCGCGGCCGCTGTTGACATCTCGGGTGTCATTCCCAGACAGACCATCATAGATATCAATCTGAAAG GTACTCAGCTCCTGTTGGATGCTTGTGTGGAAGAGAGTGTTCCAGTCTTCATCTACAGCAGCTCAGTGTCCGTGGCTGGACCAAACTCCTACAAGGAGATCGTCCGGAATGCCTGTGAGGAAGAGAATCTCGAAAGCAAGTGGTCTGACCCATATCCATACAGCAAGAAGATGGCTGAGAAGGCTGTGCTGGCAGCCAATGGGCGCACCCTGAAAGCTGGCGGCACTTTGCAGACTTGTGCCTTAAGACTCCCATTCATCTATGGAGAAGGAAGCCAACTGCTTTTGGGCACAGTGAATAGAGCACTCAAAAACAATGGCGTTATTGGGAATTTTTCCAAATTCTCTGTGGCCAACTCAGTGTATGTGACCAATGGGGCCTGGGCACACATTCTGGCTGCCAGGAGCCTTCGAGACCCCAAGACGTCATCAAACATCCAAGGACAATTCTACTACATCTCAGATGACACTCCTCACCAAAGCTTTTGTGATTTAGTTAGTAACATGAGCAAGGAATGGGGCCTCTGCCTCGATTCCGGTTGGAGCCTTCCTCTGTCCCTGCTGTACTGGCTTGGCTTCCTACTAGAAGTTGTGAGCTTCCTGCTGCGTCCAATCTACAACTACCAGCCTCGCTTAAGCCGCTTCATGGTCACAGTGTTAAATAGTGTGTTCACCTTCTCATACAAGAAAGCTCAGCGAGATCTGGGCTATGAGCCACCTGTCAGCTGGGAGGAAGCCAGGGAGAAAACTTCGGAGTGGGTCGGGTCACTAGTGGAGCAGCACAAGGGGACACTGAACACAAAGACTCAGTGA